One Pecten maximus chromosome 16, xPecMax1.1, whole genome shotgun sequence DNA window includes the following coding sequences:
- the LOC117345346 gene encoding uncharacterized protein LOC117345346: MTRPGKSYPRRRYPLISTDDEASLMKRSSRPPSRLVTSSDEDEEEDHPAFVHSAPKKKKATEMPDLPPPPTVPSALRTPVRPSTSFARSAEPKEPAGANDKAILTLLHELKAHVKQNTVLLQALKSRQDQVQVDDVINVEEEYGFPLSTDEAFLKAEDILREKKDKAVVTYLASFGGHTSDNKIKRIMEATLTNGLAISFNWAGRGQKRAFSRTSLAKSVLGAAKKVGLPYAEAEQKIKNWLKYSNHRLNGRKTLTKDTTQEEIYDSVTSSEDESV, encoded by the exons ATGACAAGGCCAGGAAAAAGTTATCCAAGGCGACGATATCCTCTGATCTCAACAGATGACGAGGCATCACTGATGAAGCGAAG TTCGCGTCCGCCATCTCGACTGGTTACATCGAGCGATGAGGATGAAGAGGAGGATCATCCTGCATTTGTACATTCGGcaccaaaaaagaaaaaagcaaCTGAAATGCCAGATCTTCCCCCACCACCGACAGTACCGTCTGCGTTACGCACACCTGTCAGACCTTCTACAAGTTTTGCTCGGTCAGCAGAACCAAAAGAGCCAGCTG GTGCCAATGACAAAGCAATTCTAACCCTACTTCATGAGCTTAAAGCGCACGTGAAGCAAAACACTGTGCTACTACAGGCCCTAAAAAGCCGACAAGACCAAGTCCAGGTTGACGATGTCATTAATGTTGAAGAGGAATATGGTTTCCCTCTATCCACGGACGAAGCTTTCCTTAAGGCCGAAGATATCCTTCGAGAGAAAAAGGATAAAGCGGTG GTTACATACCTCGCTAGTTTTGGAGGACATACCAGCgacaacaaaataaagagaATCATGGAGGCTACCTTGACCAATGGGTTAGCGATTTCATTTAACTGGGCTGGTAGGGGACAGAAACGGGCATTTTCAAGGACCAGCCTAGCAAAATCGGTCTTAG gtGCAGCCAAAAAAGTGGGGCTACCCTACGCAGAAGCCGagcagaaaataaaaaattggtTGAAATACAGCAATCATCGGCTAAATGGGCGGAAAACATTGACCAAGGACACAACACAAG AGGAAATCTACGACAGTGTGACGAGCAGTGAAGACGAGTCTGTGTGA